The following coding sequences lie in one Halomonas sp. 'Soap Lake #6' genomic window:
- a CDS encoding Y-family DNA polymerase, whose amino-acid sequence MIGLVDANNFYVSCERVFNPALEGKAVGVMSNNDGCVIARSAEMKAMEIPMGTPAFKLEGLRRRGAIHLVSSNYELYGDMSARLAQLLRDACPKVAPYSIDEMFIYLNGLGTTKCLAIGAALRRRIRRHLGLPVCVGLAPTHTLAKLANHIAKKQPHYQGVCLLSENSSTTAALLKQLPVSDVWGIGKRLAEQLAINGIHTAWDLRKCDHKRLRQQFSVVLARTALELRGTPCLQMNALEQPRQRIMTSRSFGKATGIKAELYGALQRHAQRSAEKLRQQRSLTRAVLLFLSTNRHRKDQPQYFPRAMVPLPTPSDDTRIILAAVREGLEQIYRPHHHFIKAGVMLVDLVDTQQHQLSLLQRPAKTHPRLMETVDAINQRMGQGTIHFGMTDAQAPWQLRCAHRSKRYTTRWDELMEAGTHPGAIQAFTSHP is encoded by the coding sequence ATGATTGGCCTTGTAGACGCCAACAACTTTTATGTCAGTTGTGAGCGGGTATTTAACCCCGCACTTGAAGGTAAAGCCGTTGGTGTAATGTCCAACAACGACGGCTGTGTCATTGCCCGCTCGGCCGAAATGAAAGCCATGGAGATCCCCATGGGCACGCCAGCCTTTAAGCTAGAAGGATTAAGGCGGCGTGGCGCCATTCACTTAGTATCATCTAACTACGAGCTGTATGGTGATATGTCGGCGCGGCTTGCTCAGCTATTACGGGACGCCTGCCCAAAGGTAGCCCCTTACTCTATTGATGAGATGTTTATCTATTTAAATGGGCTGGGTACTACCAAGTGTCTCGCCATTGGCGCAGCACTACGTCGGCGTATTCGTCGCCACTTGGGGCTACCCGTGTGTGTAGGACTTGCCCCCACCCACACGCTGGCAAAGCTCGCTAACCATATAGCGAAAAAACAGCCTCACTACCAGGGCGTCTGCCTACTCAGCGAAAATAGCAGCACCACCGCAGCGCTACTCAAGCAACTTCCGGTCAGCGACGTATGGGGCATAGGAAAACGGCTTGCCGAGCAGCTAGCCATAAACGGTATTCATACAGCGTGGGATCTGCGCAAGTGCGACCATAAACGGCTACGCCAGCAATTTTCTGTGGTACTCGCTCGCACAGCTCTAGAACTGCGAGGAACGCCCTGCCTGCAAATGAATGCACTAGAGCAACCGCGTCAGCGAATTATGACCTCGCGCTCGTTTGGCAAAGCGACAGGCATAAAGGCCGAGTTGTACGGTGCGCTGCAGCGCCACGCTCAGCGTAGTGCTGAAAAACTACGTCAACAGCGTAGCTTGACCCGCGCCGTACTGTTGTTTTTAAGTACCAACCGCCACCGCAAAGATCAGCCTCAGTACTTCCCCCGGGCGATGGTTCCTCTTCCCACTCCCAGTGACGATACGCGGATTATTCTTGCTGCAGTACGCGAGGGTCTAGAGCAGATATACCGCCCACATCATCACTTTATAAAGGCTGGTGTAATGCTGGTGGATTTAGTTGACACACAGCAGCACCAGCTCTCACTACTCCAGCGGCCTGCCAAGACACATCCGCGCTTGATGGAGACAGTCGATGCCATTAATCAGCGCATGGGCCAAGGCACGATACATTTCGGGATGACGGATGCACAAGCGCCATGGCAACTACGCTGCGCCCATCGTTCAAAGCGCTATACCACTCGGTGGGATGAGCTGATGGAGGCTGGCACGCATCCCGGTGCCATACAGGCGTTTACATCGCACCCGTAA
- a CDS encoding LexA family protein, whose product MPLTSQPLPFPALHGRAGFSGFPSPAQDYEHRTLDLNVRLIKNPTQTFYLTARGDSMEGWGIFDGDLLVVDRSVQPRLGHILVAMFNEEVLIKRYALHCGAPHLCSSHPHYPPLPLDGTECQLWGVVRAVVHEYLP is encoded by the coding sequence ATGCCGCTAACGTCTCAGCCGCTGCCTTTTCCAGCACTACATGGCCGCGCTGGCTTTAGCGGCTTCCCTTCCCCCGCCCAGGATTACGAGCATCGCACGCTGGATCTCAACGTGCGTCTAATCAAAAATCCCACCCAAACGTTTTACCTTACGGCCAGAGGCGACAGCATGGAGGGCTGGGGTATTTTCGATGGCGACCTGCTGGTGGTGGACCGCAGCGTGCAGCCTCGTTTAGGTCATATATTGGTGGCCATGTTTAACGAAGAAGTGCTGATTAAGCGTTACGCACTACATTGCGGTGCGCCGCACCTCTGCTCTTCTCACCCACACTACCCGCCGCTACCTCTGGACGGCACCGAGTGCCAGCTGTGGGGGGTGGTACGTGCCGTAGTTCACGAGTACCTGCCATGA
- a CDS encoding IS1595 family transposase: protein MKQAAFKILERTLSSLPVDRKKYLADRLLGQISSQANALIDTASQHLPCPHCGSAHPIKWGRSGGLQRYRCRNSECHKTFNALTGRPLAKLQHRDKWFDYLSCMRDSLTLRASAARVGIDLKTAFRWRHRFLKASASSNANALSGIIEVDETYFLESCKGQRNLSHRKPRKRGGQAKKSKQVNKIPVVIARDRNGRVSDLVDPALKQSTVHEFLEPIINRDSILCSDGHSWYKTFSANHGIAHHRLITLDHQRVIGKEYHIQNVNSYMGRLKGWMGRFHGVGTAYLPNYLAWRRLFETAEPTEERWLRIAIGSNQQQIPT from the coding sequence ATGAAGCAAGCAGCCTTTAAAATCCTTGAGCGGACACTTTCTAGCCTCCCAGTTGATCGCAAGAAATACTTGGCGGATCGTCTTCTTGGGCAAATCAGCTCTCAGGCGAATGCGCTGATTGATACCGCCAGCCAGCACTTGCCATGTCCGCACTGTGGCAGTGCACACCCTATTAAGTGGGGGCGTAGCGGTGGCTTGCAGCGGTATCGATGCCGGAATTCTGAATGTCACAAGACGTTTAATGCCCTTACAGGTAGGCCCTTAGCCAAACTGCAGCACCGAGATAAATGGTTCGACTACCTGAGTTGCATGAGAGACAGCTTGACGTTACGCGCTTCAGCCGCCCGAGTGGGCATTGATTTAAAAACGGCTTTTCGGTGGCGTCATCGTTTCCTTAAAGCAAGCGCAAGTTCCAACGCTAACGCATTATCTGGAATCATAGAGGTAGATGAGACCTACTTTCTGGAGTCGTGTAAGGGACAGCGCAACCTTTCTCACCGTAAGCCGCGGAAACGTGGAGGACAGGCCAAAAAGTCCAAACAAGTTAATAAGATACCCGTCGTTATTGCACGAGACCGTAATGGCCGAGTAAGTGATCTAGTGGATCCGGCGCTTAAGCAATCGACTGTTCATGAGTTCCTGGAGCCGATCATCAATCGCGACTCGATTTTATGTTCAGATGGACATAGCTGGTATAAAACTTTCTCTGCTAACCATGGCATTGCTCACCATCGTTTGATCACGCTCGATCATCAGCGCGTGATCGGCAAGGAATACCACATTCAGAACGTCAATAGCTATATGGGCCGGTTAAAGGGCTGGATGGGGCGCTTTCATGGAGTAGGAACTGCGTATTTACCCAACTATCTGGCATGGCGACGATTGTTTGAAACCGCAGAGCCAACGGAGGAAAGGTGGCTTCGTATAGCGATTGGCTCAAACCAACAGCAGATACCAACATAG
- a CDS encoding alpha/beta fold hydrolase produces MTEPANVMRATLTAQPLALAQGRLAALSWGRADAPTWLALHGWLDNAASFTRLAPRLVEALDIRIIALDFRGHGHSAHIPAGADYALWDYTHDVLDAMEALAIDQAVLLAHSMGAAVACLLASALPERVRQLILLDGLGALNTEAEETTSQLRKGLLAYRRPLSRAPRYPDIESGVAARVAGGVTPLDIMTATPLVERNTEPTADGHVRMRTDSRLLKPSLVRFTPQQVLALLSTIQAPVLLIEGERGILGDRAWAVKARQAVPHLTRRVLVGGHHLHLEPQAVDQVANVVIQYGHKEAVGQQ; encoded by the coding sequence ATGACCGAACCCGCAAACGTGATGAGAGCAACCTTAACCGCACAGCCGCTTGCTCTAGCCCAAGGACGTTTGGCCGCACTTAGCTGGGGGCGTGCTGATGCACCTACCTGGCTTGCACTACATGGCTGGCTAGATAACGCGGCAAGCTTTACACGCCTTGCGCCACGCTTAGTGGAAGCGCTAGATATACGGATTATTGCGCTCGATTTTCGTGGTCATGGCCACTCTGCTCATATACCTGCAGGCGCTGATTATGCGCTGTGGGACTATACCCATGACGTGCTGGATGCCATGGAAGCCCTGGCAATTGACCAGGCTGTGCTACTCGCCCACTCCATGGGGGCTGCGGTGGCCTGCTTGCTCGCTTCAGCGCTACCAGAGCGCGTTAGGCAGTTGATCTTGTTGGATGGTTTGGGCGCTTTAAATACCGAAGCTGAAGAGACCACCAGCCAACTGCGTAAAGGGTTATTAGCCTATCGTCGCCCACTTTCCCGGGCACCCCGCTATCCTGATATTGAAAGTGGAGTTGCCGCAAGAGTGGCGGGTGGGGTAACCCCGCTAGATATTATGACCGCTACTCCGCTGGTGGAGCGCAACACCGAGCCCACGGCAGATGGGCATGTACGAATGCGTACTGACAGCCGACTGCTAAAACCTTCGTTGGTGCGCTTTACGCCACAGCAGGTGTTAGCACTACTATCAACTATTCAAGCGCCGGTGTTATTGATAGAAGGGGAACGCGGTATTCTTGGTGATCGAGCCTGGGCGGTTAAGGCGCGCCAAGCGGTGCCTCACTTAACCCGTCGTGTACTCGTAGGAGGTCACCACCTGCACTTAGAACCCCAGGCCGTTGATCAGGTAGCCAATGTGGTGATTCAGTATGGTCATAAAGAAGCTGTTGGGCAGCAGTAA
- a CDS encoding patatin-like phospholipase family protein has product MNKLTHVAENHASASSTKGGERSGNKVALVLGSGGARGYAHIGVIEELEARGFEIISIAGCSMGALIAGIYASGKLPEYREWVCNLDYLDVLKLVDVTWSPMGAMRANKVMSKLESLVGDALIEDLPIPVTTVATDLVRQREVWFQNGPLLRAIRASIAVPGVITPVHVGGQVLVDGGLLNPLPMMPILAAHEADFVVAVNVTAHSPQPVTLEELLPREEASDTRTDLERDRDANIGGWMDEVRATTRRLWDELGGGSGEVSDADETVDLRGRREWGKLDMILESFDITQAALAKYKIAGYPPDVLIEIPKTVCSTYEFHRAKDLIRLGRHLAGQALDRRMPGIASDATQ; this is encoded by the coding sequence ATGAATAAACTAACTCACGTCGCAGAAAACCATGCGAGTGCTAGTAGCACCAAGGGTGGTGAGCGTAGCGGCAACAAAGTAGCGCTGGTACTGGGTAGTGGTGGAGCCAGGGGCTACGCCCATATAGGCGTCATTGAGGAACTTGAAGCGCGTGGCTTTGAAATAATTTCTATTGCCGGGTGCTCCATGGGGGCGCTGATTGCTGGCATTTACGCATCCGGAAAGTTGCCAGAGTACCGGGAGTGGGTGTGTAACCTGGACTATCTGGATGTGCTCAAGCTAGTCGATGTCACCTGGAGTCCGATGGGCGCCATGCGGGCGAACAAAGTGATGAGCAAGCTGGAATCCCTGGTAGGCGATGCACTGATCGAAGACTTACCTATTCCCGTCACTACGGTAGCCACCGACTTAGTGCGCCAGCGCGAAGTGTGGTTTCAGAATGGCCCACTGCTGAGAGCGATTCGAGCTTCTATAGCAGTGCCAGGGGTGATTACGCCGGTGCATGTCGGCGGCCAAGTGCTAGTTGATGGTGGGTTGCTGAACCCATTGCCGATGATGCCAATCCTCGCCGCCCATGAAGCAGACTTTGTCGTGGCGGTTAACGTCACTGCTCATAGCCCTCAACCGGTAACATTGGAAGAGTTGCTGCCCCGTGAAGAGGCCAGCGACACCCGCACCGACTTAGAGCGTGACCGGGATGCCAATATTGGTGGCTGGATGGATGAAGTACGTGCTACCACGCGGCGGCTATGGGATGAATTGGGTGGCGGCAGCGGCGAAGTGAGTGACGCTGATGAAACGGTTGACCTTCGCGGCAGGCGGGAGTGGGGTAAGCTGGATATGATTCTGGAGTCGTTTGATATTACTCAAGCGGCGCTGGCAAAGTACAAAATCGCTGGCTATCCACCGGATGTGTTAATCGAAATCCCCAAAACAGTTTGCAGTACCTACGAGTTTCACCGTGCCAAAGACTTAATCCGGCTGGGACGGCATTTGGCGGGCCAAGCATTGGATCGCAGAATGCCTGGCATCGCTTCAGATGCTACGCAGTAG
- a CDS encoding Smr/MutS family protein, which produces MTRHLPNDDDISAFRQALQAAGVRRIATNQADPGKPKRNDDAQQARRRAAVESSTTQASGRTSDGRVEAVRPSEYLEFSVPDLPWRTFSQLKRGHTAWQAGLDLHGYTLEEARIELESFLRDSAAQGLRCVLVVHGKAWGTTSDFPVLKSHTNAWLREWPGVLAFCSATDIDGGTGAVYILLRKRGL; this is translated from the coding sequence ATGACGCGACACCTGCCCAACGACGACGATATCAGTGCCTTTCGCCAAGCGCTGCAGGCAGCAGGCGTACGCCGTATTGCCACCAACCAAGCGGACCCTGGCAAGCCTAAGCGCAATGATGATGCCCAGCAGGCGCGGCGGCGGGCTGCTGTGGAAAGCAGTACAACACAAGCCAGTGGGCGCACCTCCGATGGCCGGGTAGAGGCTGTTCGGCCTTCGGAGTATTTAGAGTTCAGCGTTCCCGATCTGCCCTGGCGCACCTTTAGCCAGCTCAAACGTGGCCATACCGCTTGGCAGGCCGGACTGGACCTACACGGCTACACGCTAGAGGAAGCGCGCATTGAGCTTGAAAGTTTTCTGCGCGACTCTGCTGCCCAGGGACTTCGCTGTGTGTTGGTAGTCCATGGTAAAGCCTGGGGGACTACTTCGGACTTCCCAGTGCTCAAAAGCCACACCAATGCGTGGCTGCGCGAATGGCCTGGGGTACTCGCCTTCTGTTCAGCCACCGATATCGATGGTGGCACTGGGGCGGTGTATATACTGCTGCGCAAACGTGGGCTGTAG
- the prmB gene encoding 50S ribosomal protein L3 N(5)-glutamine methyltransferase codes for MTTHLNDETSHSTLLLPDSTLLSDLLTLRDYLRWVTSEFYLAGLHYGHGTESPWDEAVALCLGALHLPWNVDPAVLDSRLLPIERERIIRLARERVTSRRPLPYLLGEAFFAGYPFSVDERVLIPRSPIGELVEDGFTAWFPEEPPASVLDLCTGSGCIGIATALVLPTCEVALADISQDALAVARQNITRHDVGDRVRVVASDVFNGLEGRRFDLIVSNPPYVDARDLATMPAEFRHEPALALGAGSDGLDIVRRILRDARQHLTDEGWLIVEVGNSDRHVEAAFPDVTFIWLEFERGGQGVFALSAAELDAHAASFA; via the coding sequence GTGACTACGCATCTCAATGATGAGACCTCCCACTCAACGCTTTTGTTGCCAGATTCGACGCTGCTTAGCGATCTTTTAACACTGCGTGACTATCTACGCTGGGTGACCAGTGAGTTCTATCTGGCGGGGCTACACTATGGGCACGGCACAGAATCCCCCTGGGATGAGGCGGTGGCGCTCTGTTTAGGCGCGCTGCACCTGCCGTGGAATGTTGACCCCGCGGTACTAGACTCACGACTTTTGCCCATTGAGCGCGAGCGTATTATTCGTCTGGCACGTGAGCGGGTGACTAGCCGACGGCCGCTGCCATACCTGCTGGGTGAAGCTTTCTTTGCGGGCTACCCCTTCAGCGTAGACGAGCGGGTGTTGATTCCACGCTCGCCTATTGGCGAACTGGTTGAAGATGGCTTTACCGCTTGGTTTCCCGAAGAGCCGCCCGCTAGTGTGTTGGATTTATGCACCGGCTCTGGCTGCATCGGCATTGCCACTGCCCTGGTGCTGCCCACCTGTGAAGTCGCTTTGGCAGATATTAGCCAAGATGCACTGGCCGTTGCCCGACAAAACATAACCCGCCACGATGTTGGCGACCGGGTACGCGTGGTGGCTTCTGATGTGTTTAACGGCCTGGAAGGCCGGCGTTTTGACCTGATCGTTTCTAACCCGCCTTACGTGGATGCCCGTGATTTAGCCACCATGCCCGCTGAGTTTCGTCATGAACCGGCGCTAGCGCTAGGCGCAGGTAGTGATGGCTTGGATATTGTGCGGCGCATTCTACGTGACGCGCGGCAGCATTTAACCGATGAGGGTTGGCTGATTGTTGAAGTCGGTAACTCTGACCGCCATGTAGAGGCCGCTTTCCCTGACGTGACCTTTATCTGGCTTGAATTCGAGCGTGGCGGCCAGGGTGTGTTTGCCTTGAGCGCCGCTGAACTCGACGCCCATGCGGCGTCTTTTGCGTGA
- the aroC gene encoding chorismate synthase translates to MSGNTFGKLFTVTTFGESHGPALGAIVDGCPPGIPISEEDLQGDLDRRRPGSSRHTTQRKEPDQVRILSGVFEGKTTGTSIGLLIENTDQRSKDYSKIKDQFRPAHADYTYHHKYGHRDYRGGGRSSARETAMRVAAGAIAKKVLAVQGIQIRGYMSQLGPIKIDFKAWDAVGQNAFFCPDPDKVAELEAYMDQLRRDQDSVGAEITVIADGVPVGLGEPVFDRLDADLAHGLMSINAVKGIEIGAGFSSVAQRGSEHRDEMTPEGFLSNHAGGVLGGISSGQPIVARLALKPTSSITTPGRSIDVQGQPVEVITKGRHDPCVGIRATPIAEAMMAITLLDHWLRHRGQNADVSVDTPRLVQR, encoded by the coding sequence ATGTCTGGCAATACATTTGGCAAGCTGTTTACTGTGACGACTTTTGGTGAGAGCCACGGCCCTGCTTTGGGCGCCATTGTTGATGGCTGCCCTCCGGGCATTCCGATCAGCGAAGAAGATTTGCAGGGTGATTTAGACCGCCGCCGCCCCGGCAGCTCTCGCCACACTACCCAGCGTAAGGAGCCTGATCAGGTACGGATTCTGTCTGGCGTCTTTGAAGGTAAAACTACCGGCACCTCGATTGGTCTGTTAATTGAAAATACCGACCAGCGCTCTAAAGACTACTCAAAAATCAAAGATCAGTTCCGGCCTGCCCATGCCGACTATACCTATCATCATAAGTATGGTCATCGGGACTACCGTGGTGGTGGTCGTTCCAGCGCACGGGAAACCGCGATGCGCGTTGCCGCTGGTGCTATCGCTAAAAAAGTTTTGGCAGTCCAAGGTATTCAAATTCGCGGCTACATGAGCCAGTTGGGGCCAATCAAAATCGACTTTAAAGCCTGGGATGCGGTAGGTCAGAACGCATTTTTCTGCCCTGACCCGGATAAAGTCGCTGAGCTTGAAGCCTATATGGACCAGTTGCGTCGAGACCAGGACTCCGTAGGTGCGGAAATAACCGTAATTGCTGATGGTGTGCCGGTGGGTTTAGGCGAACCGGTATTCGATCGTTTGGATGCTGATCTAGCGCACGGTTTAATGAGTATTAATGCGGTAAAAGGGATCGAGATCGGTGCAGGTTTTAGCTCTGTTGCCCAGCGTGGCAGTGAACACCGCGATGAGATGACTCCAGAAGGGTTTCTCTCTAACCACGCAGGCGGCGTGCTGGGGGGTATCTCCAGTGGCCAGCCAATTGTGGCTCGCTTGGCACTTAAGCCGACGTCGAGTATTACCACGCCAGGGCGCTCAATTGATGTGCAGGGGCAACCGGTTGAAGTGATTACCAAAGGCCGTCATGACCCTTGTGTGGGTATCCGGGCAACCCCGATTGCTGAGGCAATGATGGCGATTACGCTGCTTGACCACTGGTTACGCCACCGTGGTCAAAATGCCGATGTTAGCGTTGATACACCGCGGTTAGTCCAGCGATAA
- a CDS encoding phasin family protein — translation MQDKIMDAFNTQTRQMFEPMRQMNSLMLNNMEKLTQYQLEAMKRYSQMGTERIRSATEIKDAESLRDFGTKQAEMMNELSQQMQEDARVMGEMSLQFKSEMEKLFSEAGQKMSEQASSAAKSSTAKSEQPAKASSQSSRKN, via the coding sequence ATGCAAGATAAAATAATGGACGCTTTCAACACTCAAACCCGCCAGATGTTTGAGCCAATGCGTCAAATGAATTCGCTAATGCTTAACAATATGGAAAAGTTGACCCAATACCAGCTAGAAGCAATGAAGCGTTACAGCCAAATGGGTACCGAACGTATCCGTAGTGCAACTGAAATTAAAGACGCAGAAAGCCTGCGTGATTTTGGCACTAAACAAGCTGAAATGATGAACGAGCTATCCCAGCAAATGCAGGAAGATGCTCGTGTGATGGGTGAGATGAGCCTACAGTTCAAATCCGAAATGGAAAAGCTGTTCAGTGAAGCTGGGCAGAAAATGAGTGAGCAGGCATCCTCCGCTGCTAAATCCTCTACTGCTAAAAGTGAGCAGCCCGCGAAAGCTTCCAGCCAGTCTTCGCGCAAAAACTAA
- the phaC gene encoding class I poly(R)-hydroxyalkanoic acid synthase: protein MQSGWKMPSQGMSQEDIEAWKAQIGDIGEQYRGLLEDLLSRIAPSEAADSIYSDMRESFEAAAKSLMNDPNLLWQTQSRLLQDQWLLWQQGARAMAGEQVAPLITPHKGDRRFKDDAWTQEPYYLAIMQQYLLFSQMVEELIEELDTLDPTHKRNLAFYARQLVNAMSPTNFVSTNPEVMRRTLETRGQNLVDGLTRLREDLANSAEGINVRMTDRSAFGVGDNIAITPGAVVYENELIQLIQYTPTTEKTFKTPLLIVPPWINKYYILDLREDNSLVKWLVDQGHTVFLISWRNPGPEQRDITWADYMQMGPISAMEAIEKACGEKSVNLLSYCVGGTLTASTVAYLTSTRRGRKVKSVTYMATLQDFRDPGDIGVFLNERVVEGIEQTLQVKGYLDGRSMAYTFNLLRENDLFWSFYINNYLKGEIPAAFDLLYWNTDGTNLAAGTHAWYLRHMYLENRLVEPSGIELDGVKIDLRKISAPCYFVSTKEDHIAKWNSTYYGALLPKGPVTFVLGGSGHIAGIVNPPSKNKYGYWTNDTLPETHEAWQEGATFNEGSWWPHWQAWVTKNGYADPDPEKMVPVRQPGAGELSVIESAPGRYVKMTIPEVLGEIPASQ from the coding sequence ATGCAGTCAGGGTGGAAAATGCCGTCTCAAGGCATGTCTCAAGAAGACATTGAGGCATGGAAGGCGCAAATTGGCGATATCGGTGAACAGTATAGAGGTCTACTTGAGGACCTACTGTCGCGGATAGCACCCAGCGAAGCCGCAGACTCCATCTATAGCGATATGCGCGAGAGCTTTGAAGCGGCCGCGAAATCGCTAATGAACGACCCTAACTTGCTATGGCAGACACAATCACGACTGCTGCAAGATCAGTGGCTGCTTTGGCAGCAGGGAGCTCGCGCCATGGCTGGCGAGCAGGTAGCACCACTGATTACGCCTCATAAAGGTGATCGTCGCTTTAAGGACGACGCATGGACTCAAGAACCCTACTATTTGGCGATTATGCAGCAGTACCTGCTATTTTCGCAGATGGTAGAGGAGCTAATCGAAGAACTGGATACGCTAGACCCCACCCATAAGCGTAACTTGGCCTTTTATGCTCGCCAGTTGGTTAACGCTATGTCGCCCACTAACTTCGTCTCTACTAACCCTGAAGTTATGCGACGTACACTGGAAACCCGTGGGCAAAATCTAGTGGATGGCCTCACCCGTCTGCGGGAGGACCTGGCCAATTCAGCAGAAGGCATCAATGTCCGGATGACTGATCGCAGTGCCTTTGGTGTCGGCGACAATATTGCCATTACCCCAGGTGCGGTGGTTTACGAAAATGAGCTAATTCAGCTGATTCAGTACACACCAACCACGGAAAAAACCTTCAAAACGCCTCTTTTGATTGTGCCGCCGTGGATCAATAAATACTACATTCTTGATTTACGGGAAGATAATTCGCTGGTGAAGTGGCTGGTGGACCAGGGGCACACCGTATTCCTCATCTCTTGGCGTAACCCAGGCCCCGAGCAGCGTGATATCACTTGGGCTGACTATATGCAGATGGGCCCGATCAGCGCGATGGAAGCGATTGAAAAAGCCTGCGGTGAGAAGTCGGTTAATTTGTTGAGCTACTGTGTGGGCGGCACGCTAACAGCGTCTACCGTGGCTTATCTCACTAGTACCCGACGTGGTCGTAAAGTGAAGTCAGTGACTTATATGGCGACGCTGCAAGACTTTCGTGATCCAGGTGATATAGGCGTATTCCTTAACGAGCGCGTCGTTGAGGGGATCGAGCAGACGTTGCAGGTGAAGGGATATTTAGATGGCCGCTCAATGGCCTATACCTTTAATTTATTGCGTGAAAACGATCTTTTCTGGTCGTTCTATATCAATAATTATCTTAAAGGGGAAATTCCCGCAGCCTTTGACTTATTGTACTGGAATACTGATGGGACTAATTTGGCCGCTGGCACCCATGCCTGGTACCTACGCCATATGTACCTGGAAAACCGTTTAGTAGAGCCAAGTGGTATTGAGTTGGATGGGGTCAAGATCGATCTGCGCAAGATATCTGCCCCATGTTATTTCGTGTCGACCAAAGAAGATCATATAGCTAAGTGGAACAGCACTTACTATGGCGCTTTACTGCCAAAAGGGCCGGTGACGTTTGTGCTGGGTGGTTCTGGTCATATTGCTGGTATTGTGAATCCACCTAGCAAAAATAAGTATGGTTACTGGACGAACGACACGCTGCCTGAGACCCATGAAGCATGGCAAGAGGGAGCAACCTTTAATGAGGGATCCTGGTGGCCACACTGGCAGGCATGGGTGACTAAAAATGGCTATGCTGACCCTGATCCAGAAAAAATGGTGCCCGTGCGACAGCCAGGAGCGGGCGAATTAAGCGTTATCGAGAGTGCTCCTGGGCGCTACGTGAAAATGACTATACCCGAAGTGTTAGGTGAGATCCCAGCATCTCAATAA